The genomic DNA ACTGAACAGACTCAGCTGGTGGCTGAGCTCTTATAAGAAATTAAGACTTTCTGTAGTTAATTATTAAAAGCCCAAATCCACAGTTCAGCCTTCCTCACAGATCAGCTGCCATACTCTCCCAGTTTCtccccagggaagtcctcactggTGACGGAAAATCTCACTTCCTTGTGTTGTGCCCTCCTTTCCTACATGCGAATCCACTCAGGCTTTCTAGAAGTCACAGCTGTACCTGCTTCATCTCATCTGGATTAACAATCAACCAAACCGGTGACCCAGCACAGAACTCGGCAGCACGCCCTCGTGACCCCATTACCACCAATGTCCTTAGCACCCATTACCTCCCTATACTTAAGCTGAACGAACTTATCCCAAGCGGACTGACTTGTGTTTTGTTAACTTCTCTCCTAGACTGCTCATGTCAGTCGTTCACTTTTCAAATTTGCAGCTGGGATTCGACTTTCTGGAATTGAGAGCAACAGGGCATCATTTCTCACTCTTTGAAGAAAAGAGTCGGCCAATTTCCCTTGGGAGCTTCTCAAAaaggtgagaaaaagaaaggtcgAGAACAATGTGGGTTTTAACCAGTCTTCTGGTACCTTCAGACCCAAACACTACCACGTAGGGTATCATGACCTGTCCTGTGCTCCTGTAGAAGCACCGCGCGCCCAGCTCCTGACCGAGACTACGCGGACACTTGGCCCTAGTTTAGAAGTAACACCTGGGTGAGGGATCCTGTCTTATCAACCGTTGGTGACACCTGGAAGCAAGGAATAGAAGAGCGAACACAGAAAGAACTCAGAAGAGAATCCCAAATACCCAGAGCCTCCTCGTCTCCCGTCGTTTCCTGGGAAAAGTGGGCTGCCAAGCCTGGGCAGGAGCGGCCAGGCCGCGTCCCTCCCGCCGCGCGCCCACGCCGCCTCCTTACCTTGCGGGAGTACGGGGGCTTGCTCAGGTGGATGCCGTCGCGGACGAGCTTATCCCTGATCATGATCTTCAGCTTCAGTTTCGGGTAGCTCACCAGCTCCCTGCCGCGAGGGGCGGTCGTCTGGCTGCGGGGGTCTCCGCGGGGGCCCTGGGCCTGGCCGCCGCAAGGCTCCCCCCGGCGGCGAGTGGGGACGGCGACCGCGGGCGGCCCGGGTGGCGCGGGCGGTGGCTGCGGCTCCAGCGTGAAGTAgaggccggcggcggcggcgtcctgCTCCCGCAGCCGGCGCACGGCCTCCAGGATGCGGCGCCGGTGCGCGGGCGCCAGCACCCCGATGGCGTCCAGGTCCGGGTCCCCGATCTGCTTGCACACCTCCAGGTCATCGTAGCCGTTATCCACGAAGGACTCCGCGTACTGCGGGAGCTGCAGCGCTTTCAGCCACTCGTAAACTATGTTGGTGCACATGGTGGGACTGGAACCCCCGCCGGCAAACGGCGTCCCAGAGCCCGAGCGGCACGGGCGGCACCAGTTCTGAGAACTTTTAATCCTCTCCTCcaaggggaaagaaaaatctcagtgaagttttccttttaaagaaaaggatAGGGCCGGAGATAGAAAGCCATCAGAAGCCTGAAGAGGGAGAAGCGGAAAAGCGGCAAAGTGAATTCCCCAAGCAGCCTCGAGCTCGCAGGCACTGACGGCTCGGTGAGCCGCTCCGCGCCGCCCCTAGATTCTCCGCTGCCGCCGCCGGCGCCGCGGGGAGGGGCGCGTGGCGGGCGCGCGAGGgggcggaggcggaggcgggCGGGGCCCGGGCACACCCCTCGGACCCGCGCGGGGTCAGCGGCGCGTGGCGCCGCCCAGGACTTTCCGCAGCCCGGACCGTCCTGGGGCTGCGCGCCGCATCTCAGTTTCTGGCCGCCGCCGTTGGCGTCTGAACGCGCGCCCCACGCTGCGGAGGCAGCTCCTCGGCGCAGATCCGCGGCCGCCCAGGAGCGCCTTGTCTTCGCGAGTGCGAGTCACTGTCGTCCTCCTAGCGGGGACGGGGTGTCTTCTAAACTGCCGGGCTCCCGCGGATGCCTTGGATtgcttttcacatttctttttaatccGTTTTCTCTAGCTCGTGGAAATCTCTGCGCTCACTTCTTCCCGAACCTCTCTGGCTGCAGCCTGCGCGCTCGCCGGCCGCCCACGGGCACTTCCCCAGGCTGGGCGAGGCTGTGAGGTCAactttcccttctcctttcccgATCTGCGTTGGATCCCCCTTTGCTCGGAGCCCGCGCGCAGGCCGGAGCCCGGCGTTCTGGCTTCTCCCAGGGACGGCCGCTCGGCGCCCGGCCGCGGCGCCTTGGCTCGGCGGGTGGGCGCGATGCGGGGACCGCCCGTTTTCAGCCGGCGCTGCGTGCACCCCCTCCTCGCTGCAGCTGGGCACTCTGGGCGGCGGGAGAGGCTGGTGCTTCGGCCTGGCTCTCCCTTCCTAGGGCCCCGGATCTGCGAAAGTTTGGGATGGGTTGTACTTTCCCCTCGGCTGGCGCATTCCCTGCCGCCCCGGCCGCCCCTCCCTGCGCGACTTTCTGCCGGGTCCTCTCACCCTCGTCTCCACTATGCTTTCTTTCCggtcccccccatcccccccagcaTTCTGCCCTACCTCTCCGGGTGCTCTGCCCCCCAGGGACGACACTTCGAGGCGTTCAGTCCTGGATCCTGGGGAGCAGAGCTTACGCCTCCCGACCCGGGATCGCGTGGACATCGATACACCACCACCCAGCTCGCGTTAGAGGAGACGCACGGACCTCCGCCCGCCACAATTTCTCTCTAGGGAAGAACGCAGTCTACCGATTTTCCCTTTCGTGCCCAACGCCTGAACAGGCGCCTAGGGTGGGGACCCGAGGAGCAGGTGGAACCGCCGAGTGCCTCGCCCGAGTTTCCTTAAGTGTCTTGACCTCTTCTTGGGGCTAAGGGAATTTTAGTCTAGGTACTCAGTGGGGCAGGTTCACTGACTCCACTCTTTTCGCGGAAGGGCGTTTC from Eschrichtius robustus isolate mEscRob2 chromosome 9, mEscRob2.pri, whole genome shotgun sequence includes the following:
- the SAMD5 gene encoding sterile alpha motif domain-containing protein 5; its protein translation is MCTNIVYEWLKALQLPQYAESFVDNGYDDLEVCKQIGDPDLDAIGVLAPAHRRRILEAVRRLREQDAAAAGLYFTLEPQPPPAPPGPPAVAVPTRRRGEPCGGQAQGPRGDPRSQTTAPRGRELVSYPKLKLKIMIRDKLVRDGIHLSKPPYSRKVPMAGILEFLMNWPKSSQNR